One window from the genome of Osmerus eperlanus chromosome 3, fOsmEpe2.1, whole genome shotgun sequence encodes:
- the tbr1b gene encoding T-box brain protein 1b — protein sequence MQLENCISPSSVLSKKFMNVGSGYPNSVGSELSLQDHPIISASDNLERSSPLKKNTRGMTNQSEADNFPDSKDAPGDVQRGKISPDLRGVSEIRHNFDGSAGERYILSQSSQPQSVSATPSAMFPYPSQHGPAHPAFSIGSPSRYMAHHPVITNGAYNSLLTNSSAQGYPTAGYPYAQQYGHTYQGAAFYQFSSAQAGLVPGKAQVYLCNRALWLKFHRHQTEMIITKQGRRMFPFLSFNISGLDPTAHYNIFVDVILADPNHWRFQGGKWVPCGKADTNVTGNRVYMHPDSPNTGAHWMRQEISFGKLKLTNNKGASNNTGQMVVLQSLHKYQPRLHVVEVNEDGTEDSSQPGRVQTFTFPETQFIAVTAYQNTDITQLKIDHNPFAKGFRDNYDTVYTGCDIDRLTPSPGDSPRSQIVPGARYAMTGSFLQDQFVSTYAKSRFHPGVGTGPGTDRSVPLSNSLLSPQQTEEPTVASPQRWFVTPANNRLDFAASAYDAAAAADFAGNAATLLSYAAAGVKALPLSTAGCSNRPLGYYADPSGWGARTPPQYCSKSSSVLSCWPTNTVTGRTGPSSYLAEEGDAIPTERSPIGASDEAKPKDLSESSWIETPSSIKSIDSSDSGIFEQAKRRRISPSATPVSETVSPLKSEMLAPRECEKNCAKDIGYYSFYPHS from the exons ATGCAGCTCGAGAATTGCATCTCACCATCTAGTGTGCTCTCGAAGAAATTTATGAATGTGGGTAGTGGCTACCCGAACTCCGTTGGATCTGAACTCTCATTGCAGGACCATCCTATTATATCTGCAAGTGACAACCTGGAGAGAAGTTCACCTctgaaaaaaaacaccagggGGATGACGAATCAGTCAGAGGCAGACAATTTTCCCGACTCCAAGGACGCACCAGGGGACGTCCAGAGAGGCAAAATCTCTCCTGATCTTCGCGGAGTCTCTGAAATTCGTCATAATTTCGATGGATCTGCAGGAGAAAGGTATATCCTTTCTCAATCTAGCCAACCCCAGTCCGTCTCAGCAACTCCAAGTGCTATGTTCCCTTATCCGAGTCAACATGGACCTGCGCACCCGGCTTTTTCGATTGGAAGCCCGAGTCGTTACATGGCCCACCACCCGGTCATAACCAATGGAGCGTACAACAGTCTACTGACCAACAGCTCTGCACAAGGCTATCCCACCGCGGGCTACCCTTACGCGCAACAGTATGGACACACGTATCAAGGAGCGGCGTTTTACCAGTTTTCTTCTGCGCAAGCTGGGCTCGTACCTGGGAAAGCCCAGGTGTATCTGTGCAACAGAGCCCTATGGCTGAAGTTTCACAGACATCAAACAGAAATGATAATCACAAAACAAGGACG ACGAATGTTTCCTTTTCTAAGTTTCAACATTTCTGGTCTCGATCCTACGGCGCACTACAACATATTTGTGGACGTGATCCTTGCTGACCCAAATCACTGGCGATTTCAAGGCGGAAAATGGGTACCATGTGGAAAGGCTGACACAAATGTGACAG GAAACAGAGTTTACATGCACCCCGACTCACCGAACACCGGAGCGCACTGGATGCGCCAAGAAATTTCTTTTGGTAAACTGAAGTTAACAAACAATAAGGGAGCCTCCAACAACACGGGACAG ATGGTGGTTCTTCAGTCTCTTCACAAGTACCAGCCCAGACTCCATGTGGTGGAAGTTAACGAAGATGGAACTGAGGACTCCAGCCAACCTGGAAGAGTACAGACTTTTACCTTCCCAGAAACACAGTTTATCGCAGTCACGGCTTACCAGAATACCGAT ATTACACAGTTAAAGATCGACCACAATCCATTTGCTAAAGGATTTCGGGACAACTATGACAC TGTCTACACAGGTTGCGACATTGACCGCCTAACGCCATCACCGGGTGACTCGCCTCGCTCACAGATCGTGCCTGGTGCGAGATATGCCATGACTGGTTCCTTCCTGCAGGACCAATTTGTCAGCACTTATGCCAAATCTCGCTTTCACCCTGGCGTAGGGACTGGTCCTGGCACGGACCGCAGCGTCCCACTTAGTAACAGCTTGCTATCCCCGCAACAAACCGAAGAGCCCACAGTTGCTTCCCCACAGCGTTGGTTTGTCACCCCTGCCAACAACAGACTGGACTTTGCCGCTTCGGCATACGATGCTGCCGCTGCTGCAGATTTTGCCGGCAATGCGGCCACCTTGCTGTCCTACGCAGCGGCTGGAGTGAAGGCGCTTCCCCTCTCCACGGCAGGTTGCTCCAACAGACCGCTCGGGTATTACGCCGACCCGTCAGGCTGGGGCGCCCGTACGCCACCACAGTACTGTAGCAAGTCGAGCTCCGTTCTCTCATGCTGGCCCACGAATACTGTTACCGGCAGAACGGGCCCGTCCAGTTACCTGGCCGAGGAGGGAGACGCCATTCCCACAGAGCGGTCTCCAATAGGGGCATCAGACGAGGCAAAACCAAAAGACTTGTCCGAATCCAGCTGGATAGAAACGCCGTCTTCAATAAAGTCAATTGATTCCAGTGATTCTGGAATCTTTGAGCAAGCAAAACGGAGAAGAATTTCTCCGTCTGCCACACCAGTTTCGGAGACAGTGTCCCCGTTAAAATCCGAAATGTTGGCACcaagagagtgtgagaaaaaTTGTGCCAAGGACATTGGTTACTATAGTTTCTATCCACATAGTTAA